One window of the Janthinobacterium sp. PAMC25594 genome contains the following:
- a CDS encoding winged helix-turn-helix domain-containing protein — MPSPHQPIPSDLPPLSLAAARALHLAAQGLLQARRKKAVKADVLAAVRQMGVLQIDTIHVVARSPYLVLWSRLGDYPQPWLEQLLAEGALFEYWAHEACFVPIEDYGLYRHRMLDPAAMGWKYSVKWMAEQGDAVASVLEHIRANGAARSADFERTDGKVGGWWSWKPEKRSLEVLFTSGVLMIAKRHQFQRYYDLAERVLPGWHDGLLPPEEQVRRHLLLASVKALGLARASWISDYFRTKQARASLAQDLQALVDEGALLRCAVAGWDDAVYVHADHAELARNAAAGKLAPTLTTILSPFDPVVWDRRRALELFDFDYRLECYTPAEKRRYGYFTLPILRRGALVGRLDAKAHRAQGRFEIKSLALEDGVRLSPRLVQDVAGAVQRLALWHACPEIDIAQAQPALFGAQLAAALHDGGAAARRAA, encoded by the coding sequence ATGCCTAGCCCACACCAGCCCATTCCTTCCGACCTCCCCCCTTTATCGCTGGCCGCCGCGCGCGCCTTGCACCTGGCCGCGCAAGGCTTGCTGCAAGCGCGCCGCAAGAAGGCCGTGAAGGCCGACGTGCTGGCCGCCGTGCGGCAGATGGGCGTGCTGCAGATCGACACCATCCACGTGGTGGCGCGCAGCCCGTATCTGGTGCTGTGGAGCCGGCTGGGCGATTATCCGCAGCCGTGGCTGGAGCAATTGCTGGCCGAGGGCGCGCTGTTCGAATACTGGGCGCATGAAGCCTGCTTCGTGCCCATCGAGGATTACGGCTTGTACCGCCACCGCATGCTGGACCCGGCCGCCATGGGCTGGAAGTATTCGGTCAAATGGATGGCCGAGCAGGGCGACGCCGTCGCTTCGGTGCTCGAGCACATCCGCGCCAACGGCGCCGCGCGCTCGGCGGACTTCGAACGCACGGACGGCAAGGTGGGCGGCTGGTGGAGCTGGAAGCCGGAAAAACGCTCGCTGGAGGTACTGTTTACGTCGGGCGTGCTGATGATCGCCAAGCGCCATCAGTTCCAGCGCTATTACGACCTGGCCGAGCGCGTGCTGCCCGGCTGGCACGATGGCTTGCTGCCGCCCGAAGAGCAGGTGCGGCGCCACCTGCTGCTGGCCAGCGTGAAGGCGCTGGGCCTGGCGCGCGCCAGCTGGATCAGCGACTACTTCCGCACGAAGCAAGCGCGCGCCAGCCTGGCGCAGGATCTGCAGGCGCTGGTGGACGAAGGCGCGCTGCTGCGCTGCGCGGTGGCCGGCTGGGATGATGCCGTCTACGTGCATGCGGATCATGCGGAACTGGCGCGCAACGCGGCGGCCGGCAAGCTGGCGCCCACCCTGACGACGATTCTATCGCCGTTCGACCCCGTCGTGTGGGACCGGCGCCGCGCGCTGGAATTGTTCGATTTCGACTACCGGCTCGAATGCTACACGCCGGCTGAAAAACGCCGGTATGGTTACTTCACCCTGCCGATCTTGCGCCGCGGCGCGCTGGTGGGGCGGCTGGATGCCAAGGCGCACCGCGCACAGGGGCGTTTCGAGATCAAGTCGCTGGCGCTGGAAGACGGCGTGCGCCTCAGTCCCCGCCTGGTGCAGGACGTGGCCGGCGCCGTGCAGCGGCTGGCGCTCTGGCATGCGTGCCCGGAGATTGACATTGCGCAGGCGCAGCCGGCGCTATTTGGCGCGCAGCTGGCCGCCGCCCTGCACGACGGCGGCGCTGCCGCAAGGCGGGCCGCATGA
- a CDS encoding bifunctional acetate--CoA ligase family protein/GNAT family N-acetyltransferase, producing the protein MSIRNLDKLFKPASVALIGATARDHKLGAIALANLLGGGYQGDIWPVNPKYDELMGLKCYRKLSQLPKAPDLAIICTPPATITALIRDLGALGTRAAIVMTSGLDPVREQSLRLAMLKAAKPHLLRILGPNSMGLLVPKLGLNASFAHLGATSGKIAFVSQSGALVSGVLDWANAHGVGFSKFISLGGSYDIDFGDLLDYLAGDIDTAAILLYMEDIQAARKFMSAARAAARSKPVIVLKAGREAEGAAVAAWHTGALAGSDAVYDAAIRRAGMLRVYSAEELFDAVETLTHIRSQRGERLAILCNGGGLGVMATDALVGSGGKLAELSPDTVIALEKALPRGWSHDNPVGLPGDAPVQRYVDAIKPLLDEPQADALLLLHAPTAMVSSIDIAEAVTPLIKATSRTVLSCLLGGTTVAPARQVFNRAGIPTYDTPEKAVHGFMQIVQYRRNQETLMQVPAQLPMSATPRRARVREIVAAALAAGQTVLGECRSKEILAAYGIPVAMTRMAADVEEALAVAADIGYPVALKIHSPDIGHKSDVGGVALDLDTPDILRAAAAAMLKRVRRMRPDALIDGFTVQQMARRPQSHELIVGVTTDAAFGPVILVGQGGIAVEVTADHSIGLPPLNMVLARDMLARTRVSKLLAGYRNQPPADIDAICYTLIQVAELVADIGELAELDINPLVADADGVIALDARIRLQPGQKSDRLAIRPYPQELEERVTWMGQSILLRPIRPEDAPQHMDLFHALDPDDVRLRFFTSMRELPVSQLARLTQIDYDRAMAFIATHTGPDGKPETLGVVRAVADPDNIHADFAIAVRSALKAKGLGHILFEKLVDYFRSRGTEALVGEAMARNKGMQRLVKNFGGAVTPSEEPGVVNLYIGLRAP; encoded by the coding sequence ATGAGTATCCGTAATCTCGACAAGTTGTTCAAGCCGGCCTCGGTGGCCCTGATCGGCGCCACGGCGCGCGACCACAAGCTGGGCGCCATCGCCCTCGCCAACCTGCTGGGGGGAGGCTATCAAGGAGACATTTGGCCCGTCAATCCCAAGTACGACGAGCTGATGGGCCTGAAATGCTACCGCAAGCTGTCCCAGTTGCCCAAGGCGCCGGACCTGGCCATCATCTGCACGCCGCCCGCCACCATCACGGCGCTGATCCGCGACCTGGGCGCGCTGGGCACGCGCGCGGCCATCGTCATGACGTCGGGCCTCGACCCCGTGCGCGAGCAGTCGCTGCGCCTGGCCATGTTGAAGGCGGCCAAGCCGCATCTGCTGCGCATCCTCGGCCCCAACAGCATGGGGTTGCTGGTGCCGAAACTGGGCTTGAACGCCAGCTTCGCCCACCTTGGCGCGACCAGCGGCAAGATCGCCTTCGTGTCGCAATCGGGTGCGCTGGTGTCGGGCGTGCTCGATTGGGCCAACGCGCACGGCGTGGGCTTTTCCAAGTTCATTTCGCTCGGCGGCAGCTACGACATCGATTTCGGCGACCTGCTCGATTATCTGGCCGGCGACATCGACACGGCCGCCATCCTGCTGTACATGGAAGACATCCAGGCGGCGCGCAAATTCATGTCGGCGGCCCGCGCGGCCGCGCGCAGCAAGCCCGTCATCGTCCTGAAGGCGGGACGCGAGGCGGAAGGCGCCGCCGTGGCGGCCTGGCACACGGGCGCGCTGGCCGGTTCCGACGCCGTGTACGACGCGGCCATCCGCCGCGCCGGCATGCTGCGCGTGTATTCGGCCGAAGAACTGTTCGACGCGGTGGAAACGCTCACGCATATCCGTTCGCAGCGCGGCGAGCGCCTGGCGATTTTGTGCAACGGCGGCGGCCTGGGCGTGATGGCCACCGATGCGCTGGTGGGCAGCGGCGGCAAGCTGGCCGAGCTGTCGCCCGATACCGTGATCGCGCTGGAAAAGGCGCTGCCACGGGGCTGGTCGCACGACAACCCCGTCGGCTTGCCCGGCGACGCGCCCGTGCAGCGCTATGTCGACGCCATCAAGCCGCTGCTCGACGAGCCCCAGGCGGACGCCTTGCTGCTGCTGCACGCGCCCACGGCCATGGTCTCGTCGATCGACATCGCCGAAGCCGTCACGCCGCTGATCAAGGCCACCTCGCGCACGGTGCTGTCGTGTCTGCTTGGCGGCACCACCGTGGCGCCCGCGCGCCAGGTCTTCAACCGCGCCGGGATTCCCACCTACGATACGCCGGAAAAGGCCGTGCATGGCTTCATGCAGATCGTGCAGTACCGGCGCAACCAGGAAACCCTGATGCAGGTGCCGGCGCAGCTGCCCATGTCGGCCACGCCGCGCCGCGCGCGCGTGCGCGAAATCGTCGCCGCCGCGCTGGCGGCCGGCCAGACGGTGCTGGGAGAGTGCCGCTCGAAGGAAATCCTGGCCGCCTACGGCATCCCGGTGGCGATGACGCGCATGGCGGCCGACGTGGAAGAGGCGCTGGCCGTGGCGGCGGACATCGGCTATCCGGTGGCGCTGAAAATCCATTCGCCCGACATCGGCCACAAATCCGACGTGGGCGGCGTGGCGCTCGACCTCGACACGCCCGACATCCTGCGCGCGGCCGCCGCCGCCATGCTCAAGCGCGTGCGCCGCATGCGCCCCGACGCGCTGATCGACGGCTTTACGGTGCAGCAGATGGCGCGCCGGCCGCAATCGCATGAATTGATCGTCGGCGTCACCACGGACGCCGCCTTCGGCCCCGTCATCCTGGTGGGGCAGGGCGGCATCGCCGTCGAAGTGACGGCCGACCACTCGATCGGCCTGCCGCCGCTGAACATGGTGCTGGCGCGCGACATGCTGGCGCGCACGCGCGTGTCGAAACTGCTGGCCGGCTACCGCAACCAGCCGCCGGCCGACATCGACGCCATCTGCTACACCCTGATCCAGGTGGCCGAACTGGTGGCCGATATCGGCGAGCTGGCCGAGCTCGACATCAACCCGCTGGTGGCCGACGCCGACGGCGTGATCGCCCTCGACGCGCGCATCCGTTTGCAACCGGGCCAGAAGAGCGACCGCCTGGCCATCCGCCCGTATCCGCAAGAGCTGGAAGAGCGCGTGACGTGGATGGGGCAATCCATTTTGCTGCGCCCCATCCGCCCCGAAGACGCGCCGCAGCATATGGACCTGTTCCACGCGCTGGACCCGGACGACGTGCGCCTGCGCTTCTTTACCTCGATGCGCGAGCTGCCCGTGTCGCAGCTGGCGCGCCTGACGCAGATCGATTACGACCGCGCCATGGCCTTCATCGCCACGCACACAGGCCCGGACGGCAAGCCGGAAACCCTGGGCGTGGTGCGCGCCGTGGCCGACCCGGACAATATTCACGCCGATTTCGCCATCGCCGTGCGCTCGGCCCTGAAAGCCAAGGGCCTGGGCCATATCCTGTTTGAAAAGCTGGTCGACTACTTCCGCAGCCGCGGCACGGAAGCGCTGGTGGGCGAGGCGATGGCGCGCAACAAGGGCATGCAGCGGCTGGTGAAAAATTTTGGCGGCGCAGTCACGCCATCGGAAGAGCCGGGCGTGGTCAACCTGTATATCGGCTTGCGCGCGCCGTAA
- a CDS encoding DUF2804 domain-containing protein, protein MMLPPAPAHLLDADGVPCFGRYTGQLNTFDWAALASPHARGALWRLFHHKRWHYVALSTPALFCGVAIVDLGWTSTAFAYAFDRHKGKIVASFSQDGIPGLCATLAPHAGASSRFRFLSHLIAIEAQPQQRYRLRLDCGHFGIDAEFGPPVAPTLLAIGPVAEGGSVHATQKSGGLPLWGSVRCGAMGYSLDDGVASFDYSNGLLARETEWRWASAHSLDLGFNLQAGYFGAHENALWLDGQLYALGRAHFDFNPDNPLAPWHVWTDDDLLDLHFKPEGARREDKNLWLAASRYIQPIGTFSGWVRTSAQSPKRIVAQLAGVTESHRSRW, encoded by the coding sequence ATGATGCTGCCGCCGGCTCCTGCCCACCTGCTCGACGCTGATGGAGTTCCATGCTTTGGCCGCTACACGGGGCAATTGAACACCTTCGACTGGGCCGCGCTGGCGTCGCCGCACGCGCGCGGCGCCCTCTGGCGTTTGTTCCACCACAAGCGCTGGCATTACGTGGCCTTGTCCACGCCCGCCCTGTTCTGCGGCGTGGCCATCGTCGACCTGGGCTGGACCAGCACGGCGTTCGCGTATGCCTTCGACCGTCACAAGGGCAAGATCGTGGCCAGCTTTTCGCAGGATGGCATCCCCGGCCTGTGCGCCACGCTGGCGCCGCATGCGGGTGCCAGCAGCCGTTTCCGCTTCCTCTCGCACCTGATCGCCATCGAGGCGCAGCCGCAGCAGCGCTACCGTTTGCGGCTCGATTGCGGCCATTTCGGCATCGATGCGGAATTCGGCCCGCCCGTGGCGCCGACCCTGCTGGCCATCGGGCCGGTGGCCGAGGGCGGCAGCGTGCATGCGACGCAAAAGTCGGGCGGCCTGCCCTTGTGGGGCAGCGTGCGCTGCGGCGCCATGGGCTACAGCCTCGATGACGGCGTGGCCAGTTTCGACTATTCGAACGGCTTGCTGGCGCGCGAGACGGAATGGCGCTGGGCCTCGGCGCACAGCCTGGACCTGGGTTTCAATCTGCAGGCCGGTTATTTTGGCGCGCATGAAAACGCGCTGTGGCTCGATGGCCAGCTGTATGCGCTGGGCCGCGCGCATTTCGACTTCAATCCCGACAACCCGCTGGCGCCTTGGCACGTGTGGACGGACGACGATCTGCTGGACCTGCATTTCAAGCCCGAGGGGGCGCGGCGCGAAGATAAAAACCTGTGGCTCGCCGCCAGCCGCTACATCCAGCCCATCGGCACTTTCAGCGGCTGGGTGCGCACCAGCGCGCAATCTCCCAAGCGCATCGTGGCGCAGCTGGCGGGCGTGACGGAAAGCCACCGCTCGCGCTGGTAG